In Myxocyprinus asiaticus isolate MX2 ecotype Aquarium Trade chromosome 16, UBuf_Myxa_2, whole genome shotgun sequence, a single window of DNA contains:
- the LOC127454215 gene encoding membrane-spanning 4-domains subfamily A member 4A-like, whose protein sequence is MASSMTTTANGVTVVTHIIPTEEKTLDLEASFVEPEKPSLPPTTRMFLKGKPMSLGLVQVFTGLVIMALCSITLVINTLPAEIIFTLGLPFVISGSVAIIAHSRSNLTLIKATLGMSVICAVMAVGGICYFSWVLSIRPEEDSSCDGGSYWSCSYMKSRFFNLMDGVKGLLLSLSFLELCVCITLSIISGRAIRQVSKQDKTDGELYGSKSSLLKDGVDCASKP, encoded by the exons ATGGCGTCTTCAATGACAACTACAGCAAATGGAGTGACGGTGGTGACTCATATTATCCCAACAGAGGAAAAAACTCTGGACCTAGAGGCGAGCTTTGTTGAACCCGAGAAGCCCAGTCTGCCACCCACAACCAGGATGTTTCTGAAGGGAAAGCCCATGTCGCTGGGG ttgGTGCAGGTGTTTACTGGTTTGGTGATCATGGCTCTGTGCTCCATCACACTGGTCATCAACACCCTGCCTGCTGAGATTATATTCACCCTTGGACTTCCT TTTGTCATCTCTGGATCTGTGGCTATTATTGCACACTCGAGGTCCAATCTTACTCTG ATCAAAGCCACGCTGGGCATGAGTGTGATCTGTGCTGTGATGGCTGTGGGAGGAATCTGCTATTTCAGTTGGGTGCTCAGCATTAGACCGGAGGAAGACTCTTCTTGTGATGGAGGGAGTTACTGGTCATGTTCATACATGAAAAGTAGATTTTTT aatcTGATGGATGGAGTGAAGGGTCTTCTTCTGTCATTGTCTTTTCTtgaactgtgtgtgtgcatcaccCTGTCCATCATCTCTGGTCGGGCCATCCGCCAGGTTTCCAAACAG GATAAAACTGATGGTGAACTTTACGGCAGTAAGTCCAGTCTTCTGAAGGATGGGGTGGACTGTGCATCCAAACCCTGA
- the LOC127454217 gene encoding uncharacterized protein LOC127454217 isoform X1: MSLYASQIKAFKRAEPKTLGAVEIIIGVLTVILSTIVYKLHYHIQREIIILIINGAQLVITGIVLVHTGRKPSKYLVLTTIVLQLLTAAFDIVGFGLMARHIPFRGESYYYRDTEWCCDPLHSVWACCGEGERGGQKEFLVNGILGTLIGFLVLACIIGLVVSLFGVYSLSVSAIKEMTPIPHSTTNQHYGVAIQNQNSIHAGN; the protein is encoded by the exons ATGTCGCTGTACGCGTCTCAGATTAAAGCGTTTAAGAGGGCAGAGCCGAAGACGCTTGGC GCTGTTGAGATCATAATTGGAGTGTTGACTGTcattttgagcacaattgtgtaTAAGCTACACTATCATATCCAGCGTGAAATTATCATACTCATCATCAATGGTGCACAG CTTGTCATAACCGGCATTGTCCTGGTGCACACTGGGAGGAAGCCTTCTAAATATCTG GTGCTGACAACCATTGTTCTGCAATTACTAACAGCAGCATTTGATATTGTTGGATTTGGGCTCATGGCCAGACACATCCCATTCAGGGGCGAGTCGTACTACTACAGAGACACGGAG TGGTGTTGTGACCCACTTCACTCTGTTTGGGCTTGCTgtggagaaggagagagagggggACAGAAAGAG TTCTTAGTGAATGGAATCTTGGGGACACTGATCGGTTTCCTGGTGCTAGCATGTATCATTGGTTTGGTTGTGTCTCTCTTTGGAGTTTACTCCCTTTCTGTTAGTGCCATTAAG GAGATGACACCCATCCCTCACTCTACAACAAACCAACATTATGGTGTTGCCATTCAGAACCAGAATTCAATCCATGCTGGAAACTGA
- the LOC127454217 gene encoding uncharacterized protein LOC127454217 isoform X2: MSLYASQIKAFKRAEPKTLGAVEIIIGVLTVILSTIVYKLHYHIQREIIILIINGAQLVITGIVLVHTGRKPSKYLVLTTIVLQLLTAAFDIVGFGLMARHIPFRGESYYYRDTEFLVNGILGTLIGFLVLACIIGLVVSLFGVYSLSVSAIKEMTPIPHSTTNQHYGVAIQNQNSIHAGN, translated from the exons ATGTCGCTGTACGCGTCTCAGATTAAAGCGTTTAAGAGGGCAGAGCCGAAGACGCTTGGC GCTGTTGAGATCATAATTGGAGTGTTGACTGTcattttgagcacaattgtgtaTAAGCTACACTATCATATCCAGCGTGAAATTATCATACTCATCATCAATGGTGCACAG CTTGTCATAACCGGCATTGTCCTGGTGCACACTGGGAGGAAGCCTTCTAAATATCTG GTGCTGACAACCATTGTTCTGCAATTACTAACAGCAGCATTTGATATTGTTGGATTTGGGCTCATGGCCAGACACATCCCATTCAGGGGCGAGTCGTACTACTACAGAGACACGGAG TTCTTAGTGAATGGAATCTTGGGGACACTGATCGGTTTCCTGGTGCTAGCATGTATCATTGGTTTGGTTGTGTCTCTCTTTGGAGTTTACTCCCTTTCTGTTAGTGCCATTAAG GAGATGACACCCATCCCTCACTCTACAACAAACCAACATTATGGTGTTGCCATTCAGAACCAGAATTCAATCCATGCTGGAAACTGA